One Mya arenaria isolate MELC-2E11 chromosome 5, ASM2691426v1 genomic window carries:
- the LOC128236004 gene encoding inactive C-alpha-formylglycine-generating enzyme 2-like, with protein MAWVIGLNTLQIVLIQCSFQEIFCLRSQEVDSLIERGYNLKDSMRQQLGGKFTIGINDPKSDTGEYPVRKTEVKPFYMDIYPVTNAQFWKYKMSKKKYRTSAEKAGFSWALMSFLSDSVLDKWTSASADPWWVAVKGAQWDRPEGPGTQIRNKLDYPVVHVSYQDAKAYCQWVGKRLPNEEEWEFAARGSLKGGLSSENLFEGSGNHELNTFAS; from the exons ATGGCGTGGGTTATAGGATTAAATACGTTACAAATAGTTTTAATACAGTGTTCCTTTcaggaaatattttgtttgagaaGTCAAGAAGTGGACAGTT TGATAGAGCGAGGCTATAACCTGAAGGATTCTATGAGGCAGCAGCTAGGAGGAAAGTTTACCATTG GTATCAATGACCCCAAATCTGACACGGGCGAGTACCCGGTTCGCAAGACGGAAGTGAAACCTTTCTACATGGACATCTATCCAGTAACAAACGCCCAGTTCTG GAAGTACAAGATGTCAAAGAAAAAGTACCGCACTTCTGCCGAGAAGGCCGGCTTCAGCTGGGCGCTTATGTCCTTCTTAAGCGACTCGGTCTTGGACAAATGGACCTCAGCGTCCGCTGACCCGTGGTGGGTTGCCGTGAAAGGGGCTCAGTGGGATAGG CCCGAAGGACCAGGAACACAGATCCGAAACAAGCTCGACTACCCAGTTGTCCATGTGAGTTACCAGGACGCCAAGGCATACTGCCAGTGGGTGGGGAAACGGTTACCAAATGAAGAAGAGTGGGAATTCGCCGCGAGAGGGAGTTTGAAAG GTGGATTGTCTTCTGAAAACTTATTTGAAGGCTCGGGCAACCACGAACTCAACACTTTTGCTTCCTGA